One Pichia kudriavzevii chromosome 3, complete sequence genomic window carries:
- a CDS encoding uncharacterized protein (PKUD0C07030; similar to Saccharomyces cerevisiae YNL313C (EMW1); ancestral locus Anc_3.32), giving the protein MSLKNLYTNLILQQNGSSNTGRSVIDSKLEKLFESLINGYYLEYLRNETVSDKLFQNHSVLSLTQRYIMDSSFSQAQYFENLVSLFESNINTLDISKEEKQTYLFLTAVLLLQFFVEINFSGPQLPFETEDKEVGFLNILGSEARKNCAFQTKLQSESLSLLTIGGFAPYHLTESPFLLALALFIFEQLQGPEISLFDPTKIYLETSTLVAKSFNPEIFSNDNSNNFVLGSICWWRARALQVQQSLLSDISPELTSLSLNLISKKVVNSLIDESNVNSEINQKLLITYYLENANISIAGDLELQTLDNIINANKISGMQLVLTGCKAKMTKHQQKSTATLTVLAKSDERLLKYEQAEKLFNPQDVKLNDDLFLERPEFDTTGNDDSLEENEDPESAKRIKIDYTNISGFENSSSSISKKLLPIAMKESDIPKELSELDPNNQPNLANLDHIQLLLRMQTILNNTPSGNSLVNEELIAIIQRILFSAENSVNWLVFARALWYRSLLEAARPRTVERGVLQLYSLVEELGVASEQTARLFPKTEDEINFPVKFRKADDINQPLTNAIRLRFIYLIPLMPKWSLDSKLAEKLLELGALKSALEIYERLEKWTDAALCYASTGDSNKGIQLINKALEIDPNDARSWSVLGDIKQNPELWQKAWEIGRYASAKRSLAKYYYNPPKGAGIERDIQIAINHMYDCLSANPINFQNWYFYGCMGLEISNYELAAEAFTRCISLDDTNSYAWSNLASALIKLDKLPEAFNALQKSVNSGDSATKSWKIWENYLIVAVKLGRWDDVLHASVVLLNRKKELDQQEASIDLPVVEKLVDLLVSEPYDETNRETYFQKTCIDFVCNQVPSVVLHDARVWRIIAKVDLWRRKPWLALEDYEKAYRAVISNPDLSSDEKVWNEAVETCCDLVSAYENFGEMEGRHGAGDVVCKDWRFKAKSTVRSLLSKGKASWEYTDSYERLLELKKEVIKA; this is encoded by the coding sequence atgagtttgaaaaatctatATACAAATCtcattcttcaacagaATGGTTCGAGCAATACTGGACGTTCAGTGATTGACAGTAAACTCGAGAAGTTATTTGAAAGCCTCATTAACGGTTACTACCTTGAATATCTGAGAAATGAAACTGTGAGTGATAAGTTATTTCAAAACCACAGTGTCTTATCCTTGACACAAAGGTATATCATGgattcatcattttctcaagctcaatattttgagaatttgGTTTCCCTATTTGAAAGCAATATCAATACTCTTGATATCTCgaaagaggaaaaacaGACGTATCTTTTTCTGACTGCTGTCCTGCTTTTGCAGTTTTTCgttgaaatcaacttctCTGGTCCTCAATTGCCATTTGAAACTGAAGATAAAGAGGTTGGGTTTCTTAATATTTTAGGTTCTGAAGCACGGAAGAATTGTGCTTTCCAAACTAAACTCCAGTCTGAATCACTTTCGCTATTAACTATTGGAGGGTTTGCACCATATCATTTGACAGAATCACCATTTCTCTTAGCATTAGCgttatttatttttgagcAATTGCAGGGTCCAGaaatttctctatttgatCCTACGAAAATTTATCTTGAAACAAGTACCCTTGTTGCAAAGTCCTTCAATCCCGAGATATTCTCCAATGacaattcaaacaatttTGTTCTTGGATCTATATGTTGGTGGAGAGCTAGGGCTCTACAAGTTCAGCAATCGTTGTTGTCCGACATTTCCCCTGAGCTaacttctctttctctgaatttgatttctaaGAAGGTTGTCAATTCTTTGATCGACGAAAGCAATGTCAATTCAGAAATCAAccaaaaacttttgattaCATACTATttagaaaatgcaaatattTCTATTGCTGGTGATTTAGAACTACAAACACTTGacaatattatcaatgCTAACAAAATATCGGGCATGCAGTTGGTTCTTACTGGATGTAAAGCAAAGATGACAAAACATCAGCAAAAATCAACAGCTACATTGACAGTTCTTGCAAAATCAGACGAAAGACTATTGAAATATGAACAAGCAGAAAAACTATTCAACCCTCAAGATGTTAAACTAAATGACGACTTGTTCTTGGAGAGACCAGAATTCGACACCACTGGTAACGACGATTCcttagaagaaaatgaagatcCCGAATCCGCCAAACGAATTAAGATTGATTACACTAATATTTctggttttgaaaatagcTCATCTTcgatttcaaagaaactaCTGCCAATTGCTATGAAAGAAAGCGATATTCCTAAGGAATTATCAGAACTTGATCCAAACAATCAGCCTAATTTAGCAAACTTAGATCATATTCAGCTACTTTTGAGGATGCAAACTATACTGAACAACACCCCGTCGGGAAATAGTTTGGTCAATGAGGAATTGATCGCTATTATCCAAAGAATCTTATTTTCTGCGGAGAACAGTGTCAATTGGCTGGTCTTTGCTAGGGCTTTGTGGTATAGATCATTATTAGAAGCAGCCAGGCCAAGAACTGTGGAAAGAGGTGTTTTGCAACTATATTCTTTAGTGGAAGAACTGGGAGTTGCAAGTGAGCAAACTGCTAGACTATTTCCTAAAACCGAAGATGAGATCAATTTCCCGGTTAAATTTAGAAAAGCTGATGATATCAACCAGCCTCTCACCAATGCAATCAGATTAAGGTTTATTTATCTAATTCCACTAATGCCAAAATGGTCTTTAGATTCTAAGCTTGCTGAAAAGCTTCTTGAGTTGGGTGCTCTCAAAAGTGCTCTCGAAATCTATGAAAGATTGGAGAAATGGACAGATGCAGCACTGTGTTATGCATCAACTGGTGACTCTAACAAAGGTATCCAGTTGATTAACAAAGCCTTAGAAATTGATCCAAACGATGCTAGGTCATGGTCTGTTTTAGGTgatatcaaacaaaaccCTGAATTATGGCAGAAGGCCTGGGAAATTGGTAGATATGCAAGTGCAAAGAGAAGCTTGGCTAAATATTACTACAATCCCCCTAAAGGTGCTGGTATAGAGAGAGATATACAAATTGCCATCAACCATATGTATGATTGTCTATCCGCAAACCCTATCAATTTCCAGAATTGGTATTTTTACGGGTGTATGGGGCTAGAGATATCAAATTATGAATTAGCAGCTGAAGCATTCACTAGGTGTATCTCCTTAGATGATACTAATTCGTACGCATGGTCAAACTTGGCTTCCGCTTTGATTAAACTTGATAAGTTGCCCGAAGCTTTTAATGCATTACAGAAATCCGTCAATTCCGGTGACTCAGCTACTAAATCATGGAAGATATGGGAGAACTATCTTATTGTGGCTGTTAAACTAGGAAGATGGGATGACGTACTCCACGCCTCGGTAGTGCTGCTAAACCGTAAGAAAGAATTGGACCAGCAAGAAGCATCAATTGATTTGCCTGTCGTGGAGAAATTGGTCGATCTGTTGGTTTCAGAACCCTATGATGAGACTAACAGGGAAACCTATTTTCAGAAAACATGTATTGACTTTGTCTGTAATCAGGTCCCTTCAGTAGTTTTGCATGATGCCAGAGTTTGGAGAATTATTGCCAAGGTTGATCTTTGGAGAAGAAAGCCTTGGTTAGCACTCGAGGATTACGAGAAAGCATACAGAGCTGTTATCAGCAATCCTGATCTATCTAGTGACGAGAAAGTTTGGAACGAGGCAGTGGAAACTTGTTGTGATTTGGTGTCTGCATATGAAAACTTTGGTGAGATGGAGGGTAGACATGGAGCAGGCGATGTTGTTTGCAAAGATTGGCGTTTTAAGGCTAAAAGCACAGTTAGAAGCTTGCTATCCAAAGGTAAGGCCAGCTGGGAGTATACAGATTCTTACGAGAGGTTACTcgagttgaagaaggaagTCATAAAAGCTTGA
- a CDS encoding uncharacterized protein (PKUD0C07040; similar to Saccharomyces cerevisiae YNL310C (ZIM17); ancestral locus Anc_3.36) — translation MLRTSLRKGIYINSRLAFAAGLQVQRPFSSFRVLLQDDSTKNTQTNDLKSANGHTHTHQHQHSNDSVSYSGHSHSDQAEPGDRPLKMDKPMLMFAFTCKKCDTRSSHVVSKQAYQHGTVLVQCPGCKVRHLMADHLKIFSDHRITLEDIMKAQGESITTGTEDLMFEDIPESLKNLLGHHAKDAPPEYKKTPDNDEPQKLSHPKK, via the coding sequence ATGCTAAGAACTTCATTGAGAAAGGGGATATATATCAACAGCAGGCTCGCCTTTGCAGCAGGATTACAAGTACAAAGGCCATTCTCAAGTTTTAGGGTTCTTCTTCAGGATGATTCCACTAAGAACACACAAACAAATGACCTAAAATCTGCTAACGGACATACACATACACATCAGCATCAACACTCCAATGACAGTGTTTCATACTCCGGTCATTCACATAGTGACCAGGCAGAACCAGGAGATCGTCCCTTAAAAATGGACAAACCGATGCTCATGTTTGCCTTCACATGTAAGAAATGTGATACAAGATCTTCACATGTTGTGTCTAAACAGGCTTACCAGCATGGAACTGTTCTTGTTCAATGTCCTGGATGTAAGGTGAGACATTTGATGGCCGACCATCTTAAAATTTTTTCCGACCATCGTATCACCCTTGAAGACATTATGAAGGCACAAGGTGAAAGTATTACCACAGGAACCGAAGACCTTATGTTCGAGGACATTCCAGAGTCTCTAAAGAATCTTCTTGGTCATCATGCCAAGGATGCTCCACCTGAATACAAAAAGACACCCGATAATGATGAGCCTCAAAAACTTTCCCATCCAAAGAAGTAA
- a CDS encoding uncharacterized protein (PKUD0C07050; Pfam Domains: DEAD(5.4e-08)) — protein sequence MFRLSATTLRGSYNCFFTQKRHFASKFNSDDALLKSILSEERDSDLPEIQAKDHDINVSYRRASPVEKNQSAHEGNDAPISGNLSIGPKYWKSKYRKSYRKVEKGLTGALKGYIDENMHLIESYNKNHKLSLSKRVRVNIDKELTWFDVVPARSLCEALLRYLSKRNSGMKSIALTQFQQRFFALMSGNSSIVAKGPSGSGRSLTLLTSALSLRRPKSKRPGINSLLIVKSNALVFQYKSIIKEIVSEMRGADKMNIKKIAQFLYRGTPEEERQQEEDLENLQTPHILVTTPQRLLDILSSHGMDFVKIHNLSYIGVDDFTSMIDEELYLESSVKAPVVTLLDFVMKLQDLKKKQKDLNPQVVLIADDSSSENLISNLKEYTKWIDWKFFAPVGNFKEDNEIPFYKYVGKDAAVSTVLVSPRFTEESEKSGKFKVSLHDMRPYEYGASPKQWIDTLNKNSYGDAETYKKYRNSKWSSVPTSVKKGELEILCAGLGKLLKKKTTEAWMKDGKSALVVHPDEYNSKYVAGVLSGKTGKKVRTFDIRNDSLRFSEMACKDSDSEILVLNVSSLIGLTLPGLDTIFVLGVNTIKSVHHLSTIIGRTRLQNGLVPDKEYTLFSQVSQSSTETRPRSRTFILCSVLPYGSLDPFDRNFLERAFITNGLIRQLPAVGVQEIWNEDLQKEYDSAINGPFEDQYSNGTTVFGGLKISGSITDQ from the coding sequence ATGTTCAGGTTATCCGCAACTACTTTAAGGGGATCTTataattgttttttcacTCAAAAACGACACTTTGCTTCGAAGTTTAACTCTGACGATGCACTATTGAAAAGTATTTTGAGCGAGGAAAGAGACTCGGATTTGCCAGAGATACAGGCTAAAGATCATGATATCAATGTCTCATATCGAAGAGCTTCACCCGTGGAAAAAAACCAATCTGCTCATGAAGGTAATGACGCACCGATTTCTGGAAATCTATCTATTGGTCCTAAATActggaaatcaaaatacCGTAAATCATATCGGAAGGTTGAAAAAGGTCTGACTGGTGCCCTTAAGGGGTacattgatgaaaacatgCATCTTATTGAAAGTTATAACAAAAATCACAAACTCTCTTTGAGTAAACGGGTTCGGGTGAACATAGACAAAGAATTGACGTGGTTCGATGTCGTACCGGCAAGAAGTCTCTGTGAAGCGCTACTTCGGTACTTATCAAAGAGAAATTCAGGCATGAAGAGCATCGCTTTGACACAATTTCAGCAAAGGTTTTTTGCTTTAATGTCCGGAAACTCGAGTATAGTGGCCAAAGGGCCGTCTGGCTCAGGAAGGTCATTAACACTTTTAACTTCAGCCTTAAGTCTACGAAGACctaaatcaaaaagacCAGGAATAAATTCGTTACTGATAGTGAAATCGAATGCGTTGGTATTTCAATACAAGTCCAttataaaagaaatagTTTCGGAAATGAGAGGCGCTGACAAAATGaacatcaagaaaattgcaCAATTCCTATACAGGGGAACAccagaagaagagagaCAACAGGAGGAGGATTTGGAAAATCTGCAAACGCCGCATATCTTGGTAACAACACCTCAGAGACTTTTAGACATTTTGAGCAGCCACGGCATGGATTTTGTGAAGATCCATAATTTGTCGTATATCGGTGTAGATGATTTCACCTCAAtgattgatgaagaattatATCTTGAAAGCAGTGTGAAAGCCCCTGTTGTCACGTTACTTGACTTTGTGATGAAGCTACaggatttgaaaaaaaaacaaaaggacTTGAATCCTCAAGTGGTCCTAATTGCCGATGATTCCAGCTCCgaaaatttgatttctaaTTTAAAAGAATACACAAAATGGATTGATTGGAAATTTTTTGCTCCTGTTGggaatttcaaagaagacAATGAGATTCCTTTTTATAAATACGTGGGGAAAGATGCAGCTGTGAGTACAGTTTTGGTTTCTCCTCGATTTACTGAGGAATCCGAAAAATCAGGAAAGTTTAAAGTTTCTCTCCATGATATGAGACCATATGAGTACGGCGCTTCCCCAAAACAATGGATTGATACCTTAAATAAAAATTCTTATGGTGATGCAGAAACctataaaaaatatagaaacTCTAAATGGAGCAGTGTCCCTACCAGCGTTAAAAAGGGTGAGCTTGAAATTCTATGTGCAGGTTTAGGAAAGCTtttaaaaaagaaaacgaCAGAAGCATGGATGAAAGATGGTAAGAGTGCCCTGGTTGTGCATCCTGATGAGTACAACTCAAAATATGTCGCTGGAGTATTATCTGGTAAAACAGGTAAAAAGGTAAGAACCTTCGATATCAGAAATGATTCACTCAGGTTTTCTGAGATGGCTTGCAAAGACAGCGATAGTGAAATACTTGTGCTTAATGTTTCGTCTTTAATCGGATTGACTTTACCAGGGTTAGACACGATATTTGTTTTGGGTGTCAACACTATAAAATCTGTTCACCACCTGTCAACCATTATAGGTAGAACGAGGCTTCAAAATGGTCTTGTTCCGGACAAAGAGTATACATTGTTCTCCCAAGTTTCACAATCATCTACTGAAACACGACCTAGGTCACGTACTTTTATACTCTGTTCGGTATTACCATATGGCAGTTTAGATCCTTTTGATCGGAATTTCTTGGAGAGAGCATTTATAACTAATGGGTTGATTAGACAGTTACCTGCCGTTGGCGTGCAAGAGATCTGGAACGAAGATTTGCAAAAGGAATATGACAGCGCAATCAATGGCCCGTTTGAAGATCAATACAGTAATGGTACAACTGTTTTCGGTGGCCTAAAAATTAGCGGATCCATCACGGACCAGTGA
- a CDS encoding uncharacterized protein (PKUD0C07060; similar to Saccharomyces cerevisiae YOL135C (MED7); ancestral locus Anc_3.27) codes for MIHVKSKRLNHTTNELSEGRQYYHQLASIFCIMGDNPDIAALYPPPPPFYKFFTCENVSTFNSLRQSGKSDKEISEIQDIKFLVPPQRPNKDQYRSFGDIWWFKDKYVGLKESGVQQIYDDASPPSAGSQANTSTTENVLIENVNKDTENIENEEEIEEVFSGTRIDELKKMTKSLLLNYLELVGLLAKNPALAQPKIDHIRTILINIHHLLNSYRLHQSRETLIIKLQKKLEETKTETLGIHDTCSRVEKKLDQLVNRLEEFKAGNKANSDGNQ; via the coding sequence ATGATACATGTAAAATCCAAAAGGCTGAACCATACAACAAATGAACTGAGTGAAGGTCGCCAGTACTACCACCAGCTTGCCTCAATTTTCTGTATTATGGGAGACAATCCAGATATAGCGGCGTTATATCCGCCTCCTCCACCGTTCTACAAGTTCTTTACGTGTGAAAATGTGTCTACTTTCAACTCACTTCGACAATCCGGGAAATCGGACAAGGAAATAAGTGAAATACaagatatcaaattcttgGTGCCACCCCAGCGACCTAATAAGGATCAGTATAGGAGTTTTGGTGATATTTGGTGGTTTAAAGATAAATACGTCGGACTAAAAGAGAGCGGGGTTCAGCAGATTTATGATGACGCATCACCGCCATCAGCGGGCAGCCAAGCGAACACATCCACGACTGAAAACGTTCTTATAGAAAACGTCAACAAAGATACAGAAAATATCgaaaatgaggaagaaatagaGGAAGTGTTTAGCGGAACACGTATAGAcgaattgaagaagatgacCAAGTCTTTACTATTAAACTATCTTGAATTGGTTGGTCTGCTGGCTAAAAACCCAGCACTCGCACAGCCAAAAATAGACCATATTCGAACAATCCTAATTAACATTCATCATCTGCTTAACTCGTATAGGTTACACCAAAGTAGGGAAACACTGATAATCAAATTGCAGAAGAAACTCGAAGAAACAAAGACCGAAACATTAGGGATTCACGATACCTGTTCTAgagtggaaaaaaaacttgaccAGCTGGTTAACAGGTTGGAAGAGTTCAAAGCGGGAAATAAGGCCAACTCGGATGGAAACCAATAA
- a CDS encoding uncharacterized protein (PKUD0C07065): MDERMDIENDSGSQVIDEQKKQKKKKRFEIKKWTAVAFWSWDQTNDACPICRNHLMEPCIECQSAIDEGRLGERTSCPRAVGRCNHSFHLHCISTWIKTRNSCPLDSTEWQLKEVLDN, encoded by the coding sequence ATGGATGAGCGTAtggatattgaaaatgacaGCGGGTCACAGGTAATTGACGAgcaaaagaagcaaaagaaaaagaagagatttgaaatcaagaaatGGACTGCGGTTGCATTCTGGTCGTGGGATCAGACCAATGATGCTTGCCCCATTTGTCGTAACCACTTGATGGAACCATGCATTGAGTGTCAAAGTGCAATTGATGAAGGACGATTGGGGGAACGCACTTCCTGTCCAAGAGCAGTCGGGCGGTGTAACCATAGTTTCCACTTACACTGTATATCTACATGGATCAAGACCCGGAACTCGTGTCCATTAGACAGTACCGAATGGCAATTGAAAGAGGTCTTGGATAATTGA
- a CDS encoding uncharacterized protein (PKUD0C07070; similar to Saccharomyces cerevisiae YKR001C (VPS1); ancestral locus Anc_2.511), which produces MDESLINTINKLQDALAPLGGGSSSPIDLPQITVVGSQSSGKSSVLENIVGREFLPRGTGIVTRRPLILQLFNRRPSKHAKNDSDLLDLNTHNDKGEKTENNADEWGEFLHIPGKKFYDFDQIRQEIVKATDTTAGKNAGISPVPINLRIYSPHVLTLTLVDLPGLTKVPVGDQPVDIEKQIREMIMKFISKPNAIILAVNAANQDLANSDGLKLAREVDPEGMRTIGVLTKVDLMDEGTDVIDILAGRVIPLRSGYVPVINRGQKDIENHKTIRAALDDERKFFENHPSYSSKAQYCGTPFLAKKLNNILLNHIRATLPEIRAKIETALKKYQNELASLGPETVDSPSSTVLSVITDFCNDYNGVLDGHTKDISSNELSGGARISFVFHEVFKNGVYALDPFDRIKDADIRTIMYNSSGSAPSLFVGTAAFEVLVKQQIKRFEEPSLRCIALVFDELVRILSQILAQPSFSRFPALKERIAAVFTEFLREIMIPTNTFVSDIIHSEECYINTAHPDLLKGSEAVALVNEKLHPTNTVQVDPKTGKPLKNSPSNTNSSASTAVAPSGEDEKSGFFSGFFSSRNKKKLAAMEAPPPILKATGGMSDKEVVETEVIKLLISSYFGIVQRTVADIVPKAIMLKLIQLSRSDIQKVLLEKLYADKNIETLVKENDFTVARRKECKKMVEVLRNAASIVSTV; this is translated from the coding sequence ATGGACGAGTCTCTCATTAATACGATCAACAAGCTTCAGGATGCTTTGGCTCCCTTGGGGGGCGGTTCTTCATCTCCAATTGATTTACCTCAAATCACCGTTGTTGGTTCACAATCTTCTGGTAAATCTTCCGTCTTAGAAAACATAGTGGGAAGAGAATTCTTACCAAGAGGTACTGGCATTGTCACTAGAAGACCTTTGATTCTTCAGTTGTTCAATAGAAGGCCTTCAAAACATGCGAAAAATGATTCTGATTTATTAGATTTAAATACACATAATGATAAGGGagagaaaacagaaaacaaTGCTGATGAGTGGGGAGAATTTCTACATATTCCAGGTAAGAAATTTTATGACTTTGACCAGATCCGTCAAGAAATTGTTAAAGCCACTGATACCACTGCAGGTAAAAACGCAGGTATCTCTCCCGTCCcaatcaatttgagaatTTATTCTCCTCATGTTTTGACATTGACATTGGTTGACTTGCCCGGTCTAACCAAAGTTCCAGTTGGTGATCAACCGGTAGATATTGAGAAACAGATCAGAGAAATGATTATGAAGTTTATCTCCAAGCCAAATGCAATCATCTTGGCTGTCAATGCAGCAAACCAAGATTTGGCTAACTCTGATGGTTTAAAACTTGCTAGAGAGGTCGATCCAGAAGGTATGCGTACTATTGGTGTTTTAACCAAGGTTGATTTAATGGACGAAGGTACGGACGTTATTGACATTTTAGCAGGCAGGGTCATTCCATTAAGATCTGGTTATGTTCCAGTCATAAATAGAGGTCAAAAGGATATTGAAAACCATAAAACTATCAGGGCAGCtttagatgatgaaagaaaattctttgaaaatcatCCATCTTATAGCTCTAAGGCTCAATATTGTGGTACACCATTTTTAGCTAAAAAGCTAAATAATATCTTGCTCAATCATATCAGGGCAACTTTGCCAGAAATTAGGgctaaaattgaaacagCTTTAAAGAAATATCAGAATGAATTGGCTTCCCTAGGTCCAGAAACTGTAGATTCTCCTTCCTCCACCGTATTGAGCGTGATCACTGATTTTTGTAATGATTACAATGGCGTTCTGGATGGTCATACTAAGGATATTTCATCTAACGAACTTAGTGGTGGTGCTCGTATcagttttgttttccacgaagttttcaaaaatggtGTGTATGCATTAGATCCATTTGACCGTATAAAGGATGCAGACATTAGAACCATTATGTACAATTCTTCAGGTTCAGCACCTTCGTTGTTTGTCGGTACCGCAgcttttgaagttttggtcaaacaacaaataaaGAGGTTTGAAGAACCTTCTTTAAGGTGTATTGCTCTTGTGTTTGATGAACTGGTCAGGATATTATCCCAAATCCTAGCACAGCcatctttttcaagattcCCAGCATTGAAGGAAAGAATTGCTGCTGTTTTCACTGAATTCTTGCGTGAGATTATGATACCTACCAACACATTTGTTAGCGATATTATTCACTCAGAAGAATGTTATATTAACACTGCGCATCCTGACTTGCTCAAAGGTTCAGAGGCTGTTGCTTTAGTCAATGAAAAACTGCATCCTACCAACACTGTTCAGGTTGATCCGAAAACAGGAAAgcctttgaagaattcacCATCAAATACCAATTCCAGTGCAAGTACTGCAGTTGCACCATCAGGGGAGGATGAAAAATCTGGCTTCTTTTCAGGATTCTTCAGTTCCCGtaacaagaagaagcttGCTGCAATGGAAGCTCCACCTCCTATTTTGAAGGCTACTGGTGGAATGAGTGACaaagaagttgttgaaactGAGGTTATCAAGCTCTTGATTTCCAGTTACTTTGGCATTGTTCAAAGGACTGTCGCTGATATTGTTCCTAAGGCAATTATGTTGAAGCTTATCCAGCTTAGTCGTTCAGATATACAAAAGGTCCTCTTAGAAAAACTCTATGCAGATAAGAACATTGAGACATTGgtgaaagaaaatgatttcACTGTCGCACGTAGAAAGGAATGTAAGAAGATGGTTGAAGTTTTACGCAATGCCGCCTCTATTGTTTCTACAGTCTGA